One genomic segment of Oncorhynchus mykiss isolate Arlee chromosome 10, USDA_OmykA_1.1, whole genome shotgun sequence includes these proteins:
- the LOC110533717 gene encoding protein sprouty homolog 3 isoform X2, translated as MDPPPGRGPAPVRMDLDGLDLQQVPVLSLDQIRSIRASNDYVERPVALDHTSHSGFFYAHDDRYPITHGYPPQGYLHGYSQGYPSHAPLPRSQSQQQHAHLTHLSRSSTASSAMSRTSAASDQRLLAGLTPSHSGLASVVRSQPKGELKPEASLGKGLEEGEDLGLHLFICERCGRCKCQECCAPRSLPSYWVCRQRCLCSAQSAVEYGTCLCCVKGLFYHCSAQDDEDNCADRPCACTPAHACARWGTIGLLALCLPCLCCYPPARLCLALCQQAHDRATRPGCRCSNTNTVCRKISTSNPNPGHAPFRSKSLEKPV; from the coding sequence ATGGACCCTCCCCCGGGTCGTGGCCCTGCCCCAGTCAGGATGGACCTGGATGGTCTGGACCTCCAGCAGGTGCCTGTCCTCTCCCTGGACCAGATTCGCTCCATCCGGGCCAGCAATGACTATGTGGAACGCCCCGTTGCCCTGGACCACACCTCACATTCTGGCTTCTTTTACGCCCACGACGACCGCTACCCCATCACCCATGGGTACCCCCCTCAAGGTTACCTTCATGGTTACTCTCAGGGGTACCCGTCCCACGCCCCTCTCCCCCGGAGCCAGAGCCAGCAGCAACATGCCCACCTGACCCATCTGAGTCGCTCCAGTACAGCCAGCTCAGCCATGTCCCGGACCAGCGCTGCCTCCGACCAGAGACTCCTGGCGGGTCTGACGCCCTCCCACTCTGGCCTGGCCTCAGTGGTGCGCTCTCAGCCTAAAGGAGAACTCAAGCCTGAGGCTTCCCTAGGTAAAGgcctggaggagggagaggacctGGGCTTGCACCTGTTTATCTGTGAGCGCTGTGGGAGGTGTAAGTGTCAGGAGTGCTGCGCTCCGCGGAGCCTGCCGTCCTACTGGGTCTGTAGGCAGCGCTGCCTCTGCTCTGCTCAGAGTGCTGTGGAGTACGGCACCTGTCTGTGCTGCGTTAAGGGCCTGTTCTACCACTGCTCCGCTCAGGATGACGAGGACAACTGTGCCGACCGGCCCTGTGCTTGCACGCCCGCCCACGCCTGCGCTCGCTGGGGTACCATTGGCCTTCTGGCGCTGTGCCTGCCCTGTCTCTGCTGCTACCCACCTGCCAGACTGTGCCTCGCCCTGTGCCAGCAGGCCCACGACCGAGCCACCCGCCCTGGCTGCCGCTGCAGCAACACCAACACCGTGTGCCGCAAGATCTCCACCTCCAACCCCAACCCCGGGCATGCCCCCTTCCGCAGCAAGTCCCTGGAGAAGCCTGTATGA
- the LOC110533717 gene encoding uncharacterized protein LOC110533717 isoform X1 produces the protein MSLPFPYCVGILSLPFPYCVTVWAYCLYLSLTVWAYVSTFPLLCGHTVSTFPLLCGHTVSTFPLLCGHTVSTFPLLCGHAVSTFPLLCGHAVSTSPLLCGHMSLPFPYCVGILSLPSPYCVGMQSLPSPYCMGILSLPSPYCVGMQSLPSPYCVGILSLPFPYCVGILSLPSPYCVGMQSLPSPYCVGILSLPFPYCVCMQSLPSPYCVGILSLPFPYCVHAVSTFPLLCGHTVSTFPLVCVHAVSTFPLLCGHTVSTFPLLCGHAVSTSPLLCGHTVSSFPLLCGHAVSTFPLLCGHTVSTFPLLCGHTVSTFPLLCGPLYCR, from the coding sequence ATGTCTTTACCTTTCCCTTACTGTGTGGGCATACTGTCTCTACCTTTCccttactgtgttactgtgtgggCATACTGTCTCTACCTTTCCCTTACTGTGTGGGCATATGTCTCTACCTTCCCCTTACTGTGTGGGCATACTGTCTCTACCTTTCCCTTACTGTGTGGGCATACTGTCTCTACCTTTCCCTTACTGTGTGGGCATACTGTCTCTACCTTTCCCTTACTGTGTGGGCATGCAGTCTCTACCTTCCCCTTACTGTGTGGGCATGcagtctctacctcccccttacTGTGTGGGCATATGTCTCTACCTTTCCCTTACTGTGTGGGCATACTGTCTCTACCTTCCCCTTACTGTGTGGGCATGCAGTCTCTACCTTCCCCTTACTGTATGGGCATACTGTCTCTACCTTCCCCTTACTGTGTGGGCATGCAGTCTCTACCTTCCCCTTACTGTGTGGGCATACTGTCTCTACCTTTCCCTTACTGTGTGGGCATACTGTCTCTACCTTCCCCTTACTGTGTGGGCATGCAGTCTCTACCTTCCCCTTACTGTGTGGGCATACTGTCTCTACCTTTCCCttactgtgtgtgcatgcagtCTCTACCTTCCCCTTACTGTGTGGGCATACTGTCTCTACCTTTCCCTTACTGTGTGCATGCAGTCTCTACCTTCCCCTTACTGTGTGGGCATACTGTCTCTACCTTCCCcttagtgtgtgtgcatgcagtcTCTACCTTCCCCTTACTGTGTGGGCATACTGTCTCTACCTTCCCCTTACTGTGTGGGCATGcagtctctacctcccccttacTGTGTGGGCATACTGTCTCTAGCTTTCCCTTACTGTGTGGGCATGCAGTCTCTACCTTCCCCTTACTGTGTGGGCATACTGTCTCTACCTTTCCCTTACTGTGTGGGCATACTGTCTCTACCTTCCCCTTACTGTGTGGGCCACTCTACTGTAGATAG